The proteins below come from a single Pieris brassicae chromosome 1, ilPieBrab1.1, whole genome shotgun sequence genomic window:
- the LOC123710362 gene encoding 28S ribosomal protein S2, mitochondrial: MFPRIILNRIFKNVTIIPRYNSTAAKPLEHSDNNEVILKAKSSPLDHPDYFQVHSLFNVKDLFDARVHFGHKEGSLNELMAPYLYGSRQGHLIFDLDVTAEHLRRALNFTAHIAYRGGIICFFNRNVLNAHIVEKTALECGEYAHTRFWKGGIFTNANHQFGAITRLPDLCIFLNTQNNILNQHTAVRDCAKMLIPSIGIVDTNCNPNLITYPVPGNDDTPVAVELYCKLFKGAIQRGKEARLKFLQEAEEQGTFA; the protein is encoded by the exons ATGTTTCcaagaataattttaa atcgtatatttaaaaatgtaacaataaTACCTCGATATAATTCTACAGCAGCAAAACCATTGGAACACTCAGATAATAATGAgg TGATTTTAAAGGCCAAATCTTCACCTTTGGACCACCCAGACTATTTCCAAGTCCATAGTTTATTCAATGTAAAGGACTTATTTGATGCCAGAGTTCATTTTGGACACAAGGAGGGCTCTCTGAATGAATTAATGGCACCTTACTTATATGGTTCTAGACAGGGTCATCTTATATTTGATCTTGATGTTACTGCTGAACATCTTCGGAGAGCTCTTAACTTTACAGCACACATAGCCTATAGAGGTGGcattatttgcttttttaataGGAATGTCTTGAATGCTCACATTGTTGAAAAAACTGCATTAGAGTGTGGGGAATATGCTCACACAAGATTTTGGAAAGGAGGTATATTTACAAATGCAAACCATCAATTTGGTGCCATCACTAGGCTACCAGatctatgtatatttttgaatacacagaacaatattcttaatcaACACACTGCAGTTAGAGATTGTGCCAAAATGTTAATACCAAGTATAGGTATTGTTGATACAAATTGTAATCCTAACTTGATAACATATCCAGTACCTGGAAATGATGATACCCCAGTTGCTGTTGAGTTGTattgtaaattgtttaaagGAGCCATTCAAAGGGGTAAGGAGGcaagattaaaatttttacaAGAAGCCGAAGAACAAGGAACATTTGCTTAG
- the LOC123710352 gene encoding leucine-rich repeat-containing protein 58 produces MECYYTSDSCDSDSREQKTLDLSHRLLDGEAITSELDIIINDKNCAANFETILLYNNRIKALPRALNQFTNLKILDISNNRLTVLPDILGNCALTSLIAKHNNLTNESLPKSFFSSKCSLKELNLCGNRLNVFPEQVLELSSLRYLYLGGNNIVNIPKDIWKLSSLRILSIAGNKITDVPESVGALKTLQALVLSDNQIEQLPASIANLHQLRSLLIHKNKLKTLPTQIIKLKCLTELSLRDNPLVVRFVSDMAIQPPSLLELAGRTIKLHEVPVRPGDVPLTVIKYLQSANCCVNPKCKGVFFDNHVEHIKFVDFCGRYRIPLLQYLCSSKCITGSWENRETERNPPTHMMQKVLLG; encoded by the exons ATGGAGTGTTACTACACATCTGATAGTTGCGACAGTGACAGCAGAGAGCAAAAAACCTTAGACCTATCCCATAGGTTATTGGACGGTGAAGCGATAACGTCTGAATTGGACATCATTATCAACGACAAGAATTGCGCGGCTAATTTTGAGACGATCCTGCTGTACAACAACAGAATAAAGGCATTACCGAGAGCGCTCAATCAGttcacaaatttaaaaattcttgatATAAGCAACAACCGGCTCACTGTCCTTCCAGATATACTAGGAAATTGTGCGCTGACTTCTCTTATagcaaaacataataatttaaccaatGAGTCGCTACCAAAGTCATTTTTCTCATCAAAATGTTCTCTAAAAGAACTTAATTTATGCGGAAATCGACTAAATGTATTTCCCGAACAGGTACTAGAGTTATCATCATTAAGATATCTTTATCTTGGgggaaataatattgtaaatataccAAAAGATATTTGGAAACTAAGCAG tttgCGAATACTTTCTATTGCTGGTAACAAAATTACTGACGTACCAGAATCAGTGGGCGCCCTGAAGACACTGCAGGCGTTGGTTCTAAGTGATAATCAAATTGAACAGTTGCCTGCTAGCATCGCCAACTTGCACCAACTGCGATCACTGCtgatacataaaaacaaattgaaaacATTGCCAACGCAAATAATCAAACTAAAATGTTTGACTGAA TTGAGTCTGCGAGACAATCCATTGGTGGTCCGTTTTGTGAGTGATATGGCAATACAACCACCTTCCTTATTGGAGTTAGCAGGACGTACTATTAAACTTCACGAGGTGCCGGTGAGACCAGGCGATGTTCCTCTAACAGTGATCAAATACCTTCAATCGGCAAATTGTTGTGTTAATCCAAAATGTAAAG gtGTTTTCTTTGACAACCATGTGGAGCATATAAAATTCGTTGATTTTTGTGGGCGATATCGTATACCACTTTTGCAATACTTATGTAGCTCTAAATGCATTACCGGCAGCTGGGAGAACCGAGAAACTGAAAGAAACCCACCAACTCATATGATGCAGAAGGTGCTTTTGGGATAA
- the LOC123710979 gene encoding CWF19-like protein 2 homolog isoform X2 — MKEKKNKKHKKNKQSKRKHKSDDSDANSSASDKWVERPQNKDSGHDEWMSMSGKIKTYTKDDIKPKLEKPKAHIDSYNPSTSSRELNPYWKDGGSGLPQTPDQFRKAKPFVKPSDDENSYFSKKNKTEDFYCHQQPNIARRDFNLNDYKRSHNWRRDGEDELKCGSSKQNEETNLQKSEYIEKSNSAFLSDEKMNKLGAKIVKAEIMGDHQLVSKLKDKLEAAREYRKNNPVITNEDDGIMLISTSASGSSRPLVKNHYGGDSQSKGGKRKAETHDVGGRCKYFSNDDKYNLSEMFQQEKYGTNYDADAELAKISNKSKNPNDDLEDIFVDEISKNRNDAKDSERERQKAINQSVKLEKSLDGCEHCFDSKNMIKHLVVSCGNKVYMAVPARKSLVKGHCIITTIQHYTCVTALDEDVWEEIMNKDVVFYETAMKLHRYPHVVINCVPLPRDVGDMASIYFKKALLECEAEWSMNKKVVDLKGKNIRKGIPKGLPYFWIDFGLDPGFAHVIEDQSMFPKTFAEEIIAGMLDLDHTVWKNPQREYGELQRKKVMEFINEWKPFESSNKN; from the exons atgaaagaaaaaaagaataaaaaacacaagaaaaataaacagtcCAAACGAAAACATAAATCAGAT GACTCTGATGCAAACTCTTCAGCGTCAGATAAATGGGTAGAGAGGCCACAAAACAAAGACTCTGGTCATGATGAATGGATGTCGATGAGTGGTAAGATAAAAACATACACGAAAGACGATATCAAACCTAAATTGGAAAAACCAAAAGCACATATAGATTCATACAATCCTAGTACAAGCAGTAGAGAACTCAATCCATATTGGAAAGATGGAGGCAGTGGGCTCCCTCAAACTCCTGACCAATTTCGCAAAGCAAAACCTTTTGTGAAACCTTCTGATGATGAGAAtagttatttttctaaaaaaaacaaaacagagGACTTTTATTGTCATCAACAACCTAACATAGCCAGAagggattttaatttaaatgattataaacgGTCTCATAACTGGCGTAGAGATGGAGAAGATGAATTGAAATGTGGATCTTCTAAACAAAATGAAGAAACTAACTTACAGAAAAGTGAATACATAGAAAAAAGTAACAGTGCATTCTTGAGTGATGAGAAAATGAATAAACTAGGTGCTAAAATTGTCAAAGCAGAAATAATGGGTGACCATCAACTAGTTTCCAAATTAAAGGATAAATTAGAAGCAGCTAGGGAATACCGGAAAAATAATCCAGTGATTACTAATGAAGATGATGGTATAATGTTAATTTCTACTAGTGCAAGTGGAAGCAGCCGTCCATTAGTAAAAAATCACTATGGAGGAGACTCCCAGAGCAAGGGTGGTAAACGTAAAGCAGAGACACATGATGTTGGTGGTAGatgcaaatattttagtaatgatgataaatataatctcTCAGAAATG TTCCAACAAGAAAAGTATGGTACAAACTATGATGCAGATGCAGAATTGgccaaaatatcaaataaaagtaaaaatccaAATGATGATTTAGAAGATATATTTGTGGATGAAATATCAAAGAATAGAAATGATGCCAAAGACAGTGAAAGAGAAAGACAAAAGGCCATAAACCAGagtgtaaaattagaaaagtCTTTAGATGGATGTGAGCATTGCTTTGATTCAAAGAACATGATTAAACACCTTGTTGTAAGTTGTGGTAATAAAGTATACATGGCAGTTCCAGCCAGGAAATCACTTGTCAAAGGACACTGTATTATAACAACTATCCAACATTATACCTGTGTTACAGCTCTTGATGAAGATGTCTGGGAAGAAATCATG AATAAAGATGTTGTGTTCTATGAAACAGCTATGAAACTGCACAGATATCCTCATGTTGTCATAAATTGTGTTCCATTGCCTCGGGATGTAGGTGACATGGCGTCAATATACTTCAAAAAGGCATTACTTGAATGTGAAGCCGAATGGTCCATGAATAAGAAAGTAGTTGACCTCAAAGGCAAAAACATTAGAAAGGGCATACCTAAAGGCTTGCCCTACTTTTGGATAGATTTTGGTCTAGATCCAGGTTTTGCTCACGTTATTGAGGATCAGTCAATGTTTCCAAAAACTTTTGCTGAG gAAATAATTGCTGGAATGTTAGATTTGGATCACACAGTGTGGAAAAATCCTCAAAGAGAATATGGAGAGTTACAAAGGAAAAAGGTAATggaatttataaatgaatggAAACCATTTGAGAgtagcaataaaaattaa
- the LOC123710979 gene encoding CWF19-like protein 2 homolog isoform X1: protein MKEKKNKKHKKNKQSKRKHKSDDSDANSSASDKWVERPQNKDSGHDEWMSMSGKIKTYTKDDIKPKLEKPKAHIDSYNPSTSSRELNPYWKDGGSGLPQTPDQFRKAKPFVKPSDDENSYFSKKNKTEDFYCHQQPNIARRDFNLNDYKRSHNWRRDGEDELKCGSSKQNEETNLQKSEYIEKSNSAFLSDEKMNKLGAKIVKAEIMGDHQLVSKLKDKLEAAREYRKNNPVITNEDDGIMLISTSASGSSRPLVKNHYGGDSQSKGGKRKAETHDVGGRCKYFSNDDKYNLSEMFQQEKYGTNYDADAELAKISNKSKNPNDDLEDIFVDEISKNRNDAKDSERERQKAINQSVKLEKSLDGCEHCFDSKNMIKHLVVSCGNKVYMAVPARKSLVKGHCIITTIQHYTCVTALDEDVWEEIMVYRKLITQFFNSQNKDVVFYETAMKLHRYPHVVINCVPLPRDVGDMASIYFKKALLECEAEWSMNKKVVDLKGKNIRKGIPKGLPYFWIDFGLDPGFAHVIEDQSMFPKTFAEEIIAGMLDLDHTVWKNPQREYGELQRKKVMEFINEWKPFESSNKN, encoded by the exons atgaaagaaaaaaagaataaaaaacacaagaaaaataaacagtcCAAACGAAAACATAAATCAGAT GACTCTGATGCAAACTCTTCAGCGTCAGATAAATGGGTAGAGAGGCCACAAAACAAAGACTCTGGTCATGATGAATGGATGTCGATGAGTGGTAAGATAAAAACATACACGAAAGACGATATCAAACCTAAATTGGAAAAACCAAAAGCACATATAGATTCATACAATCCTAGTACAAGCAGTAGAGAACTCAATCCATATTGGAAAGATGGAGGCAGTGGGCTCCCTCAAACTCCTGACCAATTTCGCAAAGCAAAACCTTTTGTGAAACCTTCTGATGATGAGAAtagttatttttctaaaaaaaacaaaacagagGACTTTTATTGTCATCAACAACCTAACATAGCCAGAagggattttaatttaaatgattataaacgGTCTCATAACTGGCGTAGAGATGGAGAAGATGAATTGAAATGTGGATCTTCTAAACAAAATGAAGAAACTAACTTACAGAAAAGTGAATACATAGAAAAAAGTAACAGTGCATTCTTGAGTGATGAGAAAATGAATAAACTAGGTGCTAAAATTGTCAAAGCAGAAATAATGGGTGACCATCAACTAGTTTCCAAATTAAAGGATAAATTAGAAGCAGCTAGGGAATACCGGAAAAATAATCCAGTGATTACTAATGAAGATGATGGTATAATGTTAATTTCTACTAGTGCAAGTGGAAGCAGCCGTCCATTAGTAAAAAATCACTATGGAGGAGACTCCCAGAGCAAGGGTGGTAAACGTAAAGCAGAGACACATGATGTTGGTGGTAGatgcaaatattttagtaatgatgataaatataatctcTCAGAAATG TTCCAACAAGAAAAGTATGGTACAAACTATGATGCAGATGCAGAATTGgccaaaatatcaaataaaagtaaaaatccaAATGATGATTTAGAAGATATATTTGTGGATGAAATATCAAAGAATAGAAATGATGCCAAAGACAGTGAAAGAGAAAGACAAAAGGCCATAAACCAGagtgtaaaattagaaaagtCTTTAGATGGATGTGAGCATTGCTTTGATTCAAAGAACATGATTAAACACCTTGTTGTAAGTTGTGGTAATAAAGTATACATGGCAGTTCCAGCCAGGAAATCACTTGTCAAAGGACACTGTATTATAACAACTATCCAACATTATACCTGTGTTACAGCTCTTGATGAAGATGTCTGGGAAGAAATCATG GTTTACAGGAAAttaattacacaatttttcAACTCGCAGAATAAAGATGTTGTGTTCTATGAAACAGCTATGAAACTGCACAGATATCCTCATGTTGTCATAAATTGTGTTCCATTGCCTCGGGATGTAGGTGACATGGCGTCAATATACTTCAAAAAGGCATTACTTGAATGTGAAGCCGAATGGTCCATGAATAAGAAAGTAGTTGACCTCAAAGGCAAAAACATTAGAAAGGGCATACCTAAAGGCTTGCCCTACTTTTGGATAGATTTTGGTCTAGATCCAGGTTTTGCTCACGTTATTGAGGATCAGTCAATGTTTCCAAAAACTTTTGCTGAG gAAATAATTGCTGGAATGTTAGATTTGGATCACACAGTGTGGAAAAATCCTCAAAGAGAATATGGAGAGTTACAAAGGAAAAAGGTAATggaatttataaatgaatggAAACCATTTGAGAgtagcaataaaaattaa
- the LOC123710991 gene encoding dnaJ homolog subfamily C member 17: MNKKNIEDLDLYSILDVKITATEAEIKKAYRKKALICHPDKNPDDPKAAETFHELSRALEILIDKSARDAYDKVLRAKEAAKLRHQELDSKRQKLKEDLERREREAHSSNNVNLTDEQKLAAEIERLQREGSKLLLEEQKRVKEEIQRTLGRLNEPGWDSSLNRIKIKWNVDKNDSNNGGYNESNLRRFLKKYGEIVALIISPKKRGSALIEFATKEASEMAVEFEKGLPDNPLTLKWLNNRPIISIKKDANGPSLVSDRDYESIVLTKMRQAAERQKLIEDMLKEEHEK; the protein is encoded by the exons atgaataagaaaaacattgaGGATCTTGATTTATATTCAATACTCGATGTCAAAATTACAGCTACTGAAGCAGAA ATCAAAAAGGCTTACAGAAAAAAGGCACTTATATGTCATCCTGACAAAAATCCAGATGATCCTAAAGCGGCAGAAACTTTTCATGAATTGTCTCGGGCTTTAGAAATACTAATAGACAAATCAGCTAGAGATGCTTATGACAAAGTACTTAGAGCAAAAGAAGCAGCAAAGTTACGACATCAAGAGTTGGATTCTAAGAGACAAAAACTTAAGGAGGATTTGGAACGACGAGAAAGAGAGGCACATTCAAGCAATAACGTTAATTTGACTGATGAACAAAAATTAGCAGCGGAAATAGAACGTTTACAGCGTGAAGGTAGCAAACTTTTACTAGAAGAACAAAAACGAGTAAAAGAAGAAATACAACGAACTTTGGGTCGTCTTAATGAACCAGGATGGGATTCAAGTTTAAACAGGATAAAGATCAAGTGGAATGTAGATAAAAATGATTCAAATAATGGTGGATATAATGAATCAAACTtgagaagatttttaaaaaaatatggagaAATTGTAGCTCTCATAATTTCACCTAAAAAAAGAGGTAGTGCTTTGATCGAGTTTGCAACAAAAGAAGCCTCGGAAATGGCAGTGGAATTTGAAAagg GTTTGCCTGACAACCCTCTCACATTAAAATGGTTAAATAATAGAcctataatatcaataaaaaaagatgcCAATGGTCCATCACTTGTATCAGATCGAGATTATGAGTCAATTGTTTTAACCAAAATGCGACAAGCTGCAGAACgacaaaaattaatagaagATATGCTAAAAGAAGAGCATgagaaataa
- the LOC123709846 gene encoding serine/threonine-protein kinase PAK mbt: protein MFSKKKKKPLISPPSNFEHRVHTGFDRRENKFVGLPLQWASLVGNNQILKSSNRPLPLVDPSEITPTEILDLKTVVRGDHRTSSVAAISRPTSTNPITQPVQNGVILPKMSNVARSNSLRSSSPPRIRRDLRGQANIPPSVPEESPSVQQAPQYPSLRREQSNYTLNQPVRESPDEWSQHAHETAIRSMNDVNENPQSNITYQNIQNANIPYQHSHPPPQPTLHQPQGGMNGNNINIGDAYGVRIQHPGAPALSASKHELRLTHEQFRAALRLVVSEGDPRETLTGFSKIGKGSTGVVCVATDTRTRRRVAVKMMNLRNQQRRELLFNEVVIMRDYPHPNIVEMYASYLVGNELWVVMEYMAGASLTQIVTRARMDPEQIATVCKQCLKALAFLHGQGVIHRDIKSDSILMTADGRVKLSDFGFCAQVSQELPKRKSLVGTPYWMSPEVVSRLPYGPEVDVWSLGIMVIEMIDGEPPFFNEPPLQAMRRIRDMPPPRPRGASRCPPDLTSFLECALVRDPAQRHTAARLLHHPLLRRAGPPALLVPLMPQ from the exons ATGTTTTcaaagaaaaagaagaagCCTCTTATTTCACCACCAAGTAACTTTGAACATAGAGTGCACACTGGTTTTGATAGAAGAGAAAACAAGTTTGTTGGTCTACCATTGCAATGGGCTTCACTAGTTGGAAATAACCAG ATATTAAAATCTTCAAATCGACCATTACCTTTAGTAGATCCATCAGAAATTACACCAACAGAGATTTTAGACCTAAAAACTGTTGTTAGAGGTGATCACCGGACATCATCAGTTGCAGCCATTTCAAGACCAACTTCCACAAACCCAATAACCCAACCTGTACAGAATGGGGTTATATTACCAAAAATGTCTAATGTTGCTCGGTCAAACTCTTTGAGGAGTTCAAGTCCACCAAGAATAAGAAGAGACCTTAGAGGTCAGGCAAATATTCCACCATCAGTTCCTGAAGAGTCACCTTCTGTGCAACAAGCTCCACAGTACCCAAGTTTAAGACGTGAACAGAGCAATTATACACTTAATCAGCCAGTTCGAGAATCACCTGATGAATGGTCTCAACATGCTCATGAAACAGCTATAAGATCTATGAATGACGTAAATGAAAATCCACAATCAAATATTACATatcaaaacatacaaaatgCCAATATTCCATACCAACACAGCCATCCACCCCCTCAGCCTACTTTGCATCAACCACAAGGTGGAATGAAtggaaacaatataaatatag GTGATGCATATGGCGTACGAATCCAACATCCGGGTGCACCAGCTCTGTCTGCCTCTAAACACGAGCTACGCTTGACACATGAACAG TTCCGCGCTGCTCTCAGACTCGTAGTAAGCGAGGGTGATCCTCGGGAGACACTAACTGGCTTCAGCAAGATTGGGAAAGGAAGTACGGGAGTGGTTTGCGTAGCCACAGACACGAGGACTCGGCGACGAGTAGCCGTCAAGATGATGAACCTACGCAATCAGCAGAGGAGGGAATTGCTGTTCAATGAAGTG GTAATAATGCGAGATTATCCACACCCAAACATCGTAGAAATGTACGCATCGTACCTTGTTGGGAATGAATTGTGGGTTGTCATGGAATATATGGCCGGTGCTTCGCTGACACAAATTGTGACGCGCGCGCGCATGGATCCAGAACAAATAGCCACTGTGTGCAAGCAGTGCTTAAAG GCGTTGGCGTTTTTACATGGACAAGGTGTTATTCACCGAGACATCAAATCTGACTCGATTTTGATGACGGCTGATGGACGCGTCAAACTTTCTGACTTCGGATTTTGTGCTCAGGTTTCAcag GAGCTACCAAAGCGTAAATCCCTAGTAGGAACACCATACTGGATGTCACCAGAAGTTGTATCTCGATTACCTTATGGCCCAGAGGTAGATGTGTGGTCATTGGGCATTATGGTCATTGAAATGATTGATGGGGAACCCCCATTCTTTAATGAACCACCCTTGCAG gCCATGCGTCGAATCCGGGACATGCCACCCCCCCGGCCTCGTGGAGCGTCTCGCTGCCCTCCAGACTTGACTTCGTTCCTGGAGTGCGCCTTAGTTCGAGATCCAGCTCAACGGCATACGGCAGCGAGGCTACTCCACCATCCCTTGCTACGACGCGCTGGTCCACCTGCTTTGTTAGTACCTTTGATGCCACAATGA